Proteins encoded together in one Caballeronia sp. NK8 window:
- a CDS encoding DUF934 domain-containing protein — protein sequence MNEIRGMCILTQQDHDADTNERVAILANDADPHTLKDQLAALDRIELHFPHFTDGRAYSQAYLLRKRLGFAGDLRATGDVLIDQLVQIARTGFSSAVLKDGMDVADAQRQFARFAGYYQGDLASH from the coding sequence ATGAACGAGATTCGAGGCATGTGCATTCTCACGCAGCAGGATCATGACGCGGATACGAACGAACGCGTCGCGATCCTCGCGAACGACGCCGATCCGCACACGCTGAAGGATCAGCTGGCAGCACTCGATCGCATCGAATTACATTTTCCGCATTTCACCGATGGCCGCGCGTACAGCCAGGCTTATCTGCTGCGCAAGCGTCTGGGTTTCGCGGGAGATCTTCGCGCGACCGGCGATGTGCTGATCGATCAGCTCGTGCAGATAGCGCGAACCGGGTTTTCGAGCGCGGTGCTGAAAGACGGGATGGACGTCGCGGATGCCCAACGGCAGTTCGCGCGTTTCGCTGGTTATTATCAGGGTGATCTGGCGTCACACTGA
- a CDS encoding nitrite/sulfite reductase: MYRYTEFDKAFVKSRAAQFRDQLERWQDGRLSEDAFRPLRLQNGWYVQRHAPMLRVAVPYGELSSAQLRVLARIAREYDDPDPEVYRAASEAQGKLGTQRLPTHCAHFTTRTNVQFNWIPLDKSADVMDLLATVDMHGIQTSGNCIRNISCDERAGVAPDEVADPRPFAEIMRQWTTLHPEFAFLPRKFKIAITGASEDRAATAWHDVGLQLVRDESGALGFRVSAGGGMGRTPVIATLMREFLPWPHIMNYIEAIVRVYNRYGRRDNKYKARIKILMKAEGQRYIDDVNEEFRQIVEHDGAPHLISQAELERVSASFVPPALHASPATSDGVVPDAHPLFARWLQRNVAQHRDPALRIVTLSFKRLLQSPGDASADQLDIVADLADRFSAGEARVTHTQNIVLPWVRASELFALWQAARDAGLASANVHLLTDMIACPGGDFCALANARSLPVAQAISERYQDLDELDDIGPIDLHISGCINSCGHHHSGHIGVLGVDKDGREWYQVTLGGSDGSAASGAAQPGKVIGPSFSAAEVPDVIEAIMTTYSDAREHHERFIDTVRRLGIEPFKLAANAARANDEVTA, translated from the coding sequence ATGTACCGATACACCGAGTTCGACAAGGCATTCGTGAAGAGCCGTGCCGCGCAATTTCGTGATCAGCTCGAACGCTGGCAGGACGGCCGTCTGAGCGAAGACGCGTTCCGCCCGCTGCGCCTGCAAAACGGCTGGTACGTGCAGCGTCATGCGCCGATGCTGCGCGTGGCCGTGCCCTACGGCGAACTGTCGAGCGCGCAGTTGCGGGTGCTCGCGCGCATCGCGCGTGAATACGACGACCCCGATCCCGAGGTCTACCGCGCGGCGAGCGAGGCGCAAGGCAAGCTCGGCACGCAGCGGCTGCCGACCCATTGCGCGCACTTCACGACGCGCACCAACGTCCAGTTCAACTGGATCCCGCTCGATAAGTCCGCGGACGTGATGGACCTGCTCGCGACCGTCGACATGCACGGCATCCAGACGAGCGGCAATTGCATCCGCAACATTTCCTGCGATGAACGTGCGGGCGTCGCGCCCGATGAAGTGGCCGACCCGCGTCCGTTTGCCGAGATCATGCGTCAATGGACGACGCTGCATCCCGAGTTCGCGTTCCTGCCGCGCAAGTTCAAGATCGCGATCACAGGCGCGAGCGAGGATCGCGCAGCGACCGCGTGGCATGACGTCGGCCTGCAACTCGTGCGCGACGAAAGCGGCGCGCTCGGCTTTCGCGTGAGCGCGGGCGGCGGCATGGGACGCACGCCGGTGATCGCCACGCTGATGCGCGAATTCCTGCCGTGGCCGCACATCATGAATTACATCGAGGCGATCGTGCGCGTGTACAACCGCTACGGCCGCCGCGACAACAAGTACAAGGCGCGCATCAAGATCCTGATGAAGGCCGAAGGCCAGCGCTATATCGATGACGTCAACGAGGAATTCCGGCAGATCGTCGAGCATGACGGCGCGCCGCACCTCATTTCGCAAGCGGAACTGGAGCGCGTGAGCGCGTCGTTCGTGCCGCCGGCATTGCACGCTTCACCTGCGACGTCCGATGGCGTCGTACCGGACGCGCATCCGCTTTTTGCGCGCTGGCTGCAACGCAACGTCGCACAGCACCGAGACCCCGCGTTGCGCATCGTGACGCTGTCGTTCAAGCGTCTGCTCCAGTCGCCGGGTGACGCGAGCGCCGATCAACTCGACATCGTCGCGGATCTCGCCGATCGCTTCTCGGCGGGCGAAGCGCGTGTCACGCACACGCAGAACATCGTGCTGCCGTGGGTGCGCGCAAGCGAACTCTTCGCGCTGTGGCAGGCGGCGCGCGATGCGGGCCTGGCGAGCGCGAACGTGCATCTTCTCACCGACATGATCGCGTGCCCCGGCGGCGATTTCTGCGCGCTCGCCAATGCGCGTTCTCTGCCGGTGGCGCAAGCCATCTCAGAGCGCTATCAGGATCTCGACGAACTCGACGACATCGGCCCAATCGATCTGCATATCAGCGGCTGCATCAACTCATGCGGGCATCATCACAGCGGACATATCGGCGTGCTGGGCGTCGACAAGGACGGGCGCGAGTGGTATCAGGTCACGCTCGGCGGATCGGACGGCAGCGCGGCGAGCGGCGCGGCGCAGCCGGGCAAGGTGATCGGGCCGTCGTTCAGCGCGGCGGAAGTGCCCGACGTCATCGAGGCGATCATGACGACATATAGCGACGCGCGCGAGCATCATGAGCGCTTCATCGATACGGTGCGACGCCTGGGGATCGAACCGTTCAAGCTTGCCGCAAACGCAGCCCGTGCGAATGATGAGGTGACGGCATGA
- a CDS encoding DUF2970 domain-containing protein has protein sequence MELLKMIRIVLWSFFGVRKRASHNADFAQVKLPLLPVIAVTLAGAFGLTLLAVAKLATGIAH, from the coding sequence ATGGAACTCTTGAAGATGATTCGCATCGTGCTTTGGAGTTTTTTCGGCGTGCGCAAGCGCGCGTCGCACAACGCCGACTTCGCGCAGGTAAAGCTGCCGCTCTTGCCGGTCATCGCGGTGACGCTCGCGGGCGCGTTCGGATTGACGCTGCTGGCGGTCGCGAAGCTCGCCACGGGCATCGCGCACTGA
- a CDS encoding 2-dehydropantoate 2-reductase, which translates to MKVCVYGAGAIGGWIGVKLAQAGCDVTVIARGATLDALKQDGLRLVEKDATHTVKVAASAEPADLGAQDLVVVAVKAPAMESVAAHIAPLLGGETTVLTAMNGVPWWFCDGLGAPFTGRRLTSVDPHGAIAAAIPGAQTVGCVVHASCFVEAPGVIRHHQGKGLILGEATGAPTARTESLVSLFSKAGFDATLSQQIQRDVWFKLWGNMTMNPISAITGATTDRILSDDLVRGFVTNVMLEAKDIGARFGVPIEQQPEDRHAVTLKLGAMKTSMLQDVQAGKAVELDALVASVRELGTMTGVPTPFTDALLGLARLHARVLGLYPAA; encoded by the coding sequence ATGAAAGTATGCGTATATGGCGCGGGCGCCATCGGCGGATGGATCGGCGTGAAGCTCGCGCAGGCGGGCTGCGATGTCACCGTGATCGCGCGCGGCGCGACGCTCGACGCGTTGAAGCAAGACGGTCTGCGACTCGTCGAGAAGGATGCGACGCACACCGTGAAGGTTGCGGCAAGTGCGGAACCCGCCGATCTCGGCGCGCAGGATCTCGTGGTCGTCGCGGTCAAAGCGCCCGCGATGGAATCGGTCGCCGCGCACATCGCGCCGCTGCTTGGCGGTGAAACCACCGTGCTGACCGCGATGAACGGCGTGCCCTGGTGGTTCTGCGACGGCCTCGGCGCGCCGTTCACGGGCAGGCGCCTTACATCGGTCGATCCGCATGGCGCGATCGCGGCCGCGATTCCGGGCGCGCAGACGGTCGGCTGCGTCGTGCATGCGAGCTGCTTCGTCGAAGCGCCGGGCGTCATCCGGCATCATCAGGGCAAGGGCCTGATTCTCGGCGAGGCGACGGGTGCGCCGACCGCACGCACCGAATCGCTCGTGTCGCTTTTCTCGAAGGCGGGCTTCGACGCCACGCTCTCGCAGCAGATTCAACGCGACGTATGGTTCAAGCTATGGGGCAACATGACGATGAACCCCATCAGTGCGATCACCGGCGCCACCACCGACCGCATCTTGAGCGACGACCTCGTGCGCGGTTTCGTGACGAACGTGATGCTGGAGGCGAAGGACATCGGCGCGCGCTTCGGCGTTCCGATCGAGCAGCAGCCGGAAGACCGTCACGCGGTGACGCTCAAGCTCGGCGCGATGAAAACGTCGATGCTGCAGGACGTCCAGGCGGGCAAGGCAGTTGAGCTCGACGCGCTGGTCGCGTCGGTGCGCGAGCTGGGCACGATGACCGGCGTGCCGACGCCGTTCACCGATGCCCTGCTCGGACTCGCGCGCCTGCATGCGCGCGTGCTGGGTCTCTATCCGGCGGCCTGA
- a CDS encoding NAD(P)/FAD-dependent oxidoreductase: MSKRILVVGAGFAGMWSALSAARLIDQHGRTDIEVVLIAPEPHLHVRPRLYEENAARMKAPLLDIFASTGVRFIQGTVSRIHVEHNEVDVLGTDGTPSTLNYDRLVLATGSRLFRPQIPGLAQHTFSVDQVEEAAALEAHIRNLATRPDTPARNTVVIAGGGFTGIETAAEMPARLRAALGENADVRVIIVERNKEIGPDLGAGPRPVIVEALESLGVQWRLGAAVTSVDANGLTTSDGERIEASTVIWTAGVRANALTAQIPAERDALGRLHVDRNLRVLGVDTVYATGDVAYAATDDEGNHAMMSCQHAMNLGRSAGHNVAADLLGVAPIPYSQPKYVTCLDLGPWGAVYTEGWEREVKMSGAQAKELKTRINTEWIYPPSAARAEAFAAADPLRIVVA, encoded by the coding sequence ATGTCCAAGCGTATTCTGGTAGTTGGAGCCGGCTTCGCCGGCATGTGGAGCGCCCTTTCCGCAGCGCGTCTCATCGATCAACACGGCAGGACGGATATCGAAGTCGTGCTGATCGCGCCGGAGCCGCATCTGCATGTGCGTCCGCGCCTTTACGAAGAAAACGCCGCGCGCATGAAGGCGCCGCTGCTGGACATCTTTGCATCCACGGGTGTGCGCTTCATTCAGGGTACGGTTTCGCGCATTCACGTCGAACACAACGAGGTCGACGTGCTCGGCACGGACGGCACGCCGTCGACGCTGAACTACGACCGTCTCGTTCTGGCCACCGGCAGCCGGCTGTTCCGTCCGCAGATTCCGGGGCTCGCGCAACACACGTTCAGCGTGGATCAGGTCGAAGAAGCCGCCGCGCTCGAAGCGCATATCAGGAATCTCGCGACGCGGCCGGATACCCCTGCGCGCAACACGGTGGTCATCGCGGGCGGCGGATTCACGGGCATCGAAACGGCCGCGGAAATGCCGGCGCGGCTGCGCGCGGCGCTCGGAGAGAACGCAGATGTGCGCGTCATCATCGTGGAGCGCAACAAGGAGATCGGGCCGGACCTGGGAGCCGGTCCGCGACCGGTCATCGTCGAGGCGCTCGAATCGCTCGGCGTGCAATGGCGGCTCGGCGCGGCGGTGACGTCCGTCGATGCCAACGGGCTCACCACGTCCGACGGCGAGCGCATCGAAGCGAGCACGGTCATCTGGACCGCCGGCGTGCGCGCGAACGCGCTGACCGCGCAGATTCCCGCCGAGCGCGACGCGCTGGGCCGCCTGCATGTGGATCGCAATCTGCGCGTGCTGGGCGTCGATACGGTCTACGCAACGGGCGATGTCGCCTACGCCGCCACCGACGACGAAGGCAATCACGCGATGATGTCCTGCCAGCACGCGATGAACCTCGGCCGCTCGGCGGGCCATAACGTTGCAGCGGATTTGCTGGGCGTTGCGCCGATTCCGTATAGCCAGCCGAAATACGTGACATGTCTCGATCTCGGCCCGTGGGGCGCGGTCTATACGGAAGGCTGGGAGCGCGAGGTGAAGATGTCGGGGGCGCAGGCGAAGGAATTGAAGACGCGCATCAACACCGAGTGGATCTATCCGCCGAGCGCGGCGCGGGCCGAGGCGTTCGCTGCCGCGGACCCGCTGCGTATCGTCGTCGCTTGA
- a CDS encoding nucleotide pyrophosphohydrolase, with translation MEQQNQQEGASELIQMRDMLREFVRERDWSRFHSPKNLAAALSVEASELLEPFMWLETGDRTELDETRLRAISHEMADVLAYLVMLADSLDVDLHRALIEKMALNRSKYPAHKVKGDARKYTEYDE, from the coding sequence ATGGAGCAACAGAATCAGCAGGAAGGCGCAAGCGAACTGATCCAGATGCGCGACATGCTGCGCGAGTTCGTGCGCGAGCGCGACTGGAGCCGCTTTCATTCACCGAAGAATCTGGCCGCGGCGCTTTCCGTCGAGGCGAGCGAACTGCTGGAGCCGTTCATGTGGCTCGAAACCGGCGACAGGACGGAACTCGACGAAACCAGACTGCGTGCCATCAGTCACGAGATGGCGGACGTGCTCGCGTATCTGGTGATGCTGGCGGATTCGCTCGACGTCGATCTGCACCGCGCGCTGATCGAAAAGATGGCGCTGAACCGGTCGAAGTATCCGGCGCACAAGGTAAAGGGCGATGCGCGCAAATACACCGAATACGACGAGTAA
- a CDS encoding acyl-CoA dehydrogenase family protein: MDFSLSPELTELQARVRAFIAEEIVPFERDPRCTPHGPNEALRAELIAKGRKAGLLSSHVSPEFGGLGLNHVAKAILFEEAGYSPLGPVALNIAAPDEGNMHLLEAIATPQQKERWLRPLAAGDIRSCFCMTEPPPGAGADPAMLQTTAVPDGDEYVIDGRKWFITGADGASVAIIMAKFVDGPATMFLADMTSPGIVIERAMDSLDTCFPGGHGVVRFEGLRVPKENVLGEPGEGFRYAQVRLSPARLTHCMRWLGAARRAHDIATAYARERQAFGRALGEHEGVGFMLADNEMDLHVTRLAIWHCAWVLDQGVLGKHESSIAKVVSSEALWRVVDRSVQMLGGQGVTHETVVARIFADMRAFRIYDGPSEVHRWSIARRILRADKTRAGSA; encoded by the coding sequence ATGGACTTTTCGCTTTCGCCGGAGTTGACCGAACTGCAGGCGCGCGTGCGCGCTTTCATCGCCGAGGAGATCGTGCCTTTCGAGCGTGATCCGCGTTGCACGCCGCACGGTCCGAACGAGGCGCTGCGCGCCGAACTGATCGCGAAAGGACGCAAGGCGGGCTTGCTGTCGAGTCACGTTTCGCCGGAGTTCGGCGGTCTCGGCCTGAATCACGTCGCGAAGGCGATCCTGTTCGAGGAAGCCGGCTATTCGCCGCTCGGCCCGGTCGCGCTGAACATCGCCGCGCCAGACGAAGGGAACATGCATCTGCTCGAAGCGATCGCCACGCCGCAGCAGAAGGAACGCTGGCTGCGTCCGCTCGCGGCGGGCGACATCCGCTCGTGCTTCTGCATGACCGAGCCGCCGCCGGGCGCGGGCGCCGATCCCGCGATGCTGCAGACCACCGCCGTGCCCGATGGCGACGAATACGTGATCGATGGCCGCAAATGGTTCATCACGGGCGCGGACGGCGCGTCGGTCGCGATCATCATGGCAAAGTTCGTCGACGGACCCGCGACCATGTTCCTCGCCGACATGACGAGTCCAGGCATCGTCATCGAACGCGCGATGGATTCGCTCGACACGTGCTTTCCCGGCGGCCACGGCGTTGTGCGCTTCGAGGGCTTGCGCGTGCCGAAGGAAAACGTGCTCGGCGAGCCGGGCGAAGGCTTCCGCTACGCGCAAGTGCGGCTATCGCCCGCGCGTCTCACGCACTGCATGCGCTGGCTCGGCGCCGCGCGACGCGCGCACGATATCGCCACTGCGTATGCGCGAGAACGTCAGGCGTTCGGCCGCGCGCTGGGCGAGCACGAAGGCGTCGGCTTCATGCTCGCGGACAACGAAATGGATCTGCACGTCACGCGCCTCGCCATCTGGCATTGCGCGTGGGTGCTCGATCAAGGCGTGCTCGGCAAACACGAGTCGAGCATCGCGAAAGTGGTGTCGTCGGAGGCGCTGTGGCGTGTCGTCGACCGCTCGGTGCAGATGCTCGGCGGCCAGGGCGTCACGCATGAAACCGTCGTCGCGCGGATTTTCGCGGACATGCGTGCATTCCGGATCTACGACGGTCCGTCGGAAGTGCATCGCTGGAGCATCGCACGGCGGATCCTGCGCGCGGACAAAACGCGCGCAGGATCCGCCTGA
- a CDS encoding DUF4148 domain-containing protein, producing the protein MTTTPRIILGALALCCAASAFAQPQASPSDPNAPKTRAQVRQDFLLWRSAGYDPNDWLNYPDNALRASRIIAQRQARGEITVQ; encoded by the coding sequence ATGACAACCACTCCCCGTATCATTCTCGGCGCGCTTGCATTGTGCTGCGCGGCTTCCGCGTTCGCACAACCGCAGGCATCGCCCAGCGATCCGAACGCGCCCAAAACCCGCGCGCAAGTCCGGCAGGATTTTCTACTATGGCGCTCGGCGGGCTACGATCCGAACGACTGGCTGAACTATCCGGACAACGCGCTGCGCGCGAGCCGCATCATCGCGCAGCGACAGGCTCGCGGCGAGATTACCGTGCAGTGA
- a CDS encoding M14 family zinc carboxypeptidase yields the protein MSPSSIAITSSFPEMDELNAIRVAGGARLAWRTIGEVQARQHAFPLLTASIGSDDPQAPAIGFFGGVHGLECIGTQLVLEYMRALLRRLEWDDTLHQQLRAIHLIFMPIVNPGGMFARTRANPNGVDLMRNAPQSAEGRVPFLAGGQRIGPWLPWYRGPVDGRMETESAALLSVVEEQLMSRPLSFALDCHSGFGWDDSIWFPYARTERQMAHLPEMYLLKTMFEESYPHHGYAFEPQSHQYLLHGDLWDFAYDRSRAPNIFLPMTLELGSWRWIRKNPMQLFSRLGIFNPIKAHRTRRVLRRHPNFFDFLTRAAFSSRRWLPAGEFREDLLRRAREHWRRAGAS from the coding sequence ATGAGCCCTTCGAGCATTGCCATCACCAGCAGTTTTCCCGAAATGGACGAACTGAACGCGATTCGCGTCGCGGGCGGCGCGCGTCTCGCGTGGCGCACGATCGGCGAAGTGCAGGCGCGCCAGCATGCGTTTCCGCTTTTGACCGCATCGATCGGCTCGGACGATCCGCAAGCGCCCGCGATCGGCTTTTTCGGCGGCGTGCATGGGCTCGAATGCATCGGCACGCAACTCGTGCTCGAGTACATGCGCGCGCTGTTGCGCCGCCTCGAATGGGACGACACGCTGCATCAACAATTGCGCGCGATCCACCTCATCTTCATGCCGATCGTGAATCCCGGCGGCATGTTCGCGCGCACCCGCGCGAATCCGAACGGCGTCGACCTGATGCGCAACGCGCCGCAAAGCGCGGAAGGGCGCGTGCCGTTTCTCGCGGGCGGGCAGCGCATCGGCCCGTGGCTGCCGTGGTATCGCGGGCCCGTCGATGGCCGCATGGAAACCGAGAGCGCGGCGCTGCTGTCGGTGGTCGAGGAGCAGTTGATGTCCCGTCCGCTGAGCTTCGCGCTCGACTGCCATTCGGGATTCGGCTGGGACGACAGCATCTGGTTTCCCTATGCGCGCACCGAGCGGCAAATGGCGCATCTGCCAGAAATGTATCTGCTGAAGACGATGTTCGAGGAGTCGTATCCGCATCACGGCTATGCATTCGAACCGCAGAGCCATCAATATCTGTTGCACGGCGATCTGTGGGACTTCGCGTATGACCGCTCGCGCGCACCGAACATCTTTCTGCCGATGACGCTCGAACTCGGCTCGTGGCGCTGGATTCGCAAGAATCCGATGCAGCTGTTCTCGCGCCTCGGCATCTTCAATCCGATCAAGGCGCACCGCACGCGGCGCGTGCTGAGGCGTCATCCGAACTTCTTCGATTTCCTCACGCGCGCCGCGTTTTCGTCGCGCCGCTGGCTGCCTGCCGGAGAATTTCGCGAGGACCTGTTGCGGCGCGCGCGCGAACACTGGCGCCGCGCGGGCGCATCATGA
- a CDS encoding alpha/beta fold hydrolase gives MSDWIFLRGLTREARHWGAFDAAFIAHRLVDTGERLVCIDLPGNGIERSDAAPQSVVAMMNLVRARAAALNLRLPCRVLAMSLGAMVATAWVTHHPDEIERLVLINTSMRPFARVRERLRPAAWPMLARIAMYWTQPERCEALIHRLTCNRDDMRDADIAQWAALRRTHGASAANALRQLLAAAHFRAGREAPRCPVLLLSSAADRMVDPVCSVRIARQWRAAHAVHPWAGHDLPHDDADWTCNAIAAWLAEHERKRDIRVTNA, from the coding sequence ATGAGCGATTGGATTTTTCTGCGCGGCCTTACACGCGAAGCGCGCCACTGGGGCGCGTTCGACGCCGCGTTCATCGCGCACAGGCTGGTCGATACGGGCGAGCGTCTCGTCTGCATCGATCTGCCGGGCAATGGCATCGAACGTTCCGATGCCGCGCCGCAATCCGTCGTCGCGATGATGAACCTCGTGCGCGCCCGTGCCGCCGCGCTGAACCTGCGCCTGCCGTGCCGCGTACTCGCGATGTCGCTCGGCGCGATGGTCGCGACCGCATGGGTCACGCATCATCCCGATGAGATCGAGCGGCTGGTGCTGATCAATACGAGCATGCGTCCGTTCGCGCGCGTGCGCGAGCGCCTGCGTCCCGCGGCATGGCCGATGCTCGCGAGGATCGCGATGTACTGGACTCAACCGGAGCGATGCGAAGCGCTGATTCATCGCCTGACCTGCAATCGCGATGACATGCGCGATGCGGACATCGCGCAATGGGCGGCGCTACGGCGCACGCATGGCGCGAGCGCGGCGAATGCGTTGCGGCAACTCCTGGCGGCAGCGCATTTTCGCGCGGGCCGCGAGGCGCCGCGCTGTCCGGTGTTGCTGCTGTCGTCGGCGGCCGACCGGATGGTCGATCCGGTGTGCTCCGTGCGTATCGCGCGACAATGGCGCGCGGCGCACGCGGTGCATCCGTGGGCCGGCCACGATCTGCCGCACGACGATGCGGACTGGACATGCAACGCGATCGCCGCATGGCTCGCGGAACACGAACGCAAGCGTGACATTCGAGTGACAAACGCATGA
- a CDS encoding cupin domain-containing protein, whose product MKPPIINLDVIDPQPLPPEFAPTGAAAERYAPRIARIGAMLGAKKLGYSLIVLEPGKRAFPFHHHRVNEEMLFVIEGEGEVRIGEESHAIRAGDVIACPPGDAATAHQIVNTGAQSLRYLAVSTMQSPEVVEYPDTGRQAVLVAEEPGVKGLRAVFRASDSLGYWDGE is encoded by the coding sequence ATGAAACCGCCCATCATCAATCTCGATGTAATCGATCCGCAACCGCTGCCCCCCGAATTCGCGCCGACAGGCGCCGCCGCCGAACGCTATGCGCCACGTATCGCGCGCATCGGCGCCATGCTCGGCGCGAAGAAGCTGGGCTATAGCCTGATCGTGCTCGAACCGGGCAAACGGGCGTTTCCGTTTCATCATCATCGCGTGAACGAGGAGATGCTCTTCGTCATCGAAGGCGAGGGCGAAGTACGCATCGGCGAGGAGTCGCATGCGATCCGCGCGGGCGATGTGATCGCCTGTCCGCCGGGCGATGCAGCAACGGCGCATCAGATCGTCAATACGGGTGCGCAATCGTTGCGCTACCTGGCTGTCAGCACGATGCAGTCGCCCGAAGTGGTCGAGTATCCCGATACGGGCCGTCAGGCCGTGCTCGTCGCCGAAGAACCCGGCGTGAAAGGCTTGCGCGCCGTGTTTCGCGCGAGCGATTCACTCGGCTACTGGGATGGCGAATGA
- a CDS encoding GNAT family N-acetyltransferase: MMPRDVDVALSWAATEGWNPGLDDARAFFAADPHGFFVGTWDDAPIGCISAVAYGDAFGFIGLYIVCPEWRGKGFGMRLWNHGMAYLGARNVGLDGVLAQQPNYRKSGFVLAYRNVRYEGVASSDEEPVDGVKIVDALEIPFERMLDYDTRMFACERAAFLRAWLAQPPASARALVALDGDALCGFGAIRRCGTGHKIGPLFADDLSAARSLFRALVSVLPGETVYLDVPESNPAAVALAVEHSMQSVFETARMYTRAAPDVPLANIFGVTTFELG, translated from the coding sequence ATGATGCCGCGCGATGTCGACGTCGCGCTTTCGTGGGCTGCGACCGAAGGATGGAACCCCGGCCTCGACGATGCCCGCGCTTTCTTTGCCGCCGATCCACACGGCTTCTTCGTCGGCACCTGGGATGACGCGCCGATCGGCTGCATCTCGGCGGTCGCGTATGGCGACGCGTTCGGTTTCATCGGGCTCTATATCGTGTGTCCGGAATGGCGCGGCAAGGGCTTCGGCATGCGTCTGTGGAACCACGGCATGGCGTATCTCGGCGCACGCAACGTCGGGCTGGACGGCGTGCTGGCGCAGCAGCCCAACTATCGAAAATCAGGCTTCGTGCTGGCGTATCGCAATGTGCGCTACGAAGGCGTCGCGTCTTCGGACGAAGAACCTGTCGACGGCGTGAAAATCGTCGACGCGCTCGAGATTCCCTTCGAACGTATGCTCGATTACGACACGCGCATGTTCGCCTGCGAGCGCGCCGCTTTCCTGCGCGCGTGGCTGGCGCAGCCGCCTGCGAGCGCGCGCGCACTCGTCGCGCTCGATGGCGACGCGCTGTGCGGATTCGGCGCGATCCGGCGCTGCGGCACGGGCCACAAAATCGGTCCGCTCTTCGCCGACGATCTGTCCGCCGCGCGCTCGCTGTTCCGCGCGCTCGTGTCGGTTCTGCCGGGCGAAACCGTGTATCTCGACGTGCCCGAAAGCAATCCCGCGGCTGTCGCGCTCGCCGTCGAGCATTCGATGCAAAGCGTCTTCGAAACGGCGCGCATGTACACGCGAGCGGCGCCGGACGTGCCGCTTGCGAATATCTTCGGCGTGACGACTTTCGAGCTAGGCTGA
- a CDS encoding DUF1059 domain-containing protein, with the protein MTRKYIDCRECPSDVKCSVALCADSEDELMEAAVQHAVAVHQHTDSPELRSQLKTLFHDGTPPA; encoded by the coding sequence ATGACACGCAAATATATCGATTGCCGCGAGTGCCCGAGCGATGTGAAGTGCAGCGTCGCGCTGTGCGCGGACAGCGAGGACGAGCTGATGGAAGCGGCCGTGCAGCATGCGGTCGCCGTGCATCAGCACACCGACTCGCCCGAACTGCGCTCGCAACTGAAGACCCTCTTCCACGACGGCACGCCGCCGGCCTGA
- the nthA gene encoding nitrile hydratase subunit alpha: protein MSHDHPHHHDHDHAGSALPEMDLRVRALESLLIEKGYIDRQALDVFVQTYEHKVGPRNGARVVAKAWRDPAFRAWLLDDATAAIASLGFSGRQGEHMVALENTENVHNMVVCTLCSCYPWSVLGLPPVWYKSAPYRSRAVIDPRGVLKDFGVELPAQVELRVWDSTAEVRYLVVPKRPAGTDHFDEDALADLVTRDSMIGTGLAVSPSQAMGASA from the coding sequence ATGAGCCACGATCATCCCCATCATCACGATCACGATCACGCCGGCAGCGCGCTGCCGGAGATGGATCTGCGCGTGCGCGCGCTCGAATCGCTGCTGATCGAGAAAGGTTATATCGACCGCCAGGCGCTCGATGTGTTCGTTCAAACGTACGAGCACAAGGTCGGGCCGCGCAATGGCGCGCGTGTCGTCGCGAAGGCGTGGCGCGATCCGGCGTTTCGCGCGTGGCTCCTCGACGACGCCACCGCCGCGATCGCATCGCTCGGTTTCAGCGGGCGGCAAGGCGAGCACATGGTCGCGCTCGAGAACACGGAGAACGTACATAACATGGTCGTGTGCACGCTGTGCTCGTGCTATCCGTGGTCGGTGCTCGGGCTGCCGCCCGTCTGGTACAAGTCGGCGCCGTATCGCTCGCGCGCGGTGATCGATCCGCGCGGCGTGCTGAAGGACTTCGGCGTCGAATTGCCCGCGCAGGTCGAATTGCGCGTGTGGGATTCGACCGCCGAAGTCCGCTACCTCGTCGTGCCGAAGCGTCCCGCCGGCACGGATCATTTCGACGAAGACGCACTCGCCGACCTCGTCACGCGCGATTCGATGATCGGCACGGGCCTCGCGGTTTCGCCATCGCAGGCGATGGGAGCATCGGCATGA